The Myxococcus fulvus region TCACCGCCGTGGTGTCCGTCAGCGGCAGCACGCGGGTGATGCCGAAGCCGGGCCGGTTCCACTCGCCGCCCGTGCCCGCCACCTGGAGCAGCCGCCCGCGCGTCACCGTCGGGTCCGCCTTCGCGTCGTGCACCAGCGAGAGCACCTCCTGGTCGAAGGTCTCCGCCGTCGCCGACGTGCGCAGCGCCGTGCCCCACACGTCCTCCCAGCCGCGCACCCGGCACAGCTCCAGCAACTCCGGCAGCCCCTTCGCGTTCTTGCCCCGGGAGCCGTAGCCCGACCAACGCGGGAAGACCGCGGACAGGTGCGCGAGCAGGTAGGGCACCACGTCGCGCCCGCGCTTCTCCGCCAGCTCCACGAAGACCTCCGCCGCTCCCGTCGGCGCGAGGTCCGGGTGGTGCTCCTCCAGCGCGCGCACCAGCGCCTGTGCATCCGTCACCGACTGCGTGAGCGCGAACACGTCCGCGCGCCACGCGTCCTCGGTGACGAGCCGGCGATAGATGGCCCAGGCCAGCTCGGTGTCTCCGCGCGCGAGCAGCCGCTCCCGCAGCGTGGTCCACATCGCGTGCTGCTTCTCCTGGGGAACCCCGGGGCCCCACGCGAAGGGCAGGCGTTGACGGATGAAGGGCCGGGCGAGCTCCGCGTCCACGTCATCCAGCGCGAGCGCCGTCGCCTCGTCGAGGCGCCCCGTCTCCACGTCCAGCTTGGTCAGCACCAGGTGTCGGGCCGCCCGCGTCCTGGCGTCGCCAAAGCGCTTCGTGAGGTCCTCGCGCCAGCGGGCCTCGGCCTTCTTCATGCCCAGGCCCTGCTGTCGCCACTCGTACAGCCGGCGGAAGACCTCCACGTCGTCGTGGCGGTCCGCGTCCGCGAGCCACGTCTCCAGCGCGGCGGCGTTCTCGCCCTGCCAGGGGTCCACCCACGCCCCGGCCGCGGTGAGGTTGCCCACCCTCAACCACGACAGGATGAGCGGACGGAACAGCACGCGGTCCCTCACGTGCAGCGACGGGCCCCACAGCCAGGAGAACTCCCGGAACCAGGGCCGCTGCGCGAGCGCCTCCAGCTCCGCGCGCAGCTCCGCGTTGGATTGCCTGCGCGCGAAGGTGCTCCGGATGGCGGCGTCCATCTCCCGCGCCTCGCGTCGTCTGCGCTGCTCCCAGCTCTCGCTCACACGTGGAGGTCTACACCGTCCCGGCTTGGGCGCGCACGCGGGAAGGTTTCGCTCAGAAGCGGACCACCGGGCCGACAATCACGGACTGGAGGAGCTTGGCGCACTCGTTCACCGACTCGCGCGAGAGCTTCACGTCGCAGAACTGGAACGCGGTGGCGGCGGAGATGCCCCAGCGCGAGCTGAACCAGCCATCCACGCCCACGCGGAAGGCCATGCTCGTGGTGTCCACGTTCTTGCGCAGGAAGGTGCCGAACTCGTCCGGCGCGAAGGTGCTGCCCCAGCTCTTCGACAGCCGCGCGCCCACCCACGGGTTGATGGGCTTGTCCCGGAAGAAGCGCAGCCGCGCCTCGATGCCCACCGCCTTGTAATCCAGTTGCGTCCGCTCCAGGCGGTCCTGCCGGGCCGCGTCCCGCAGCTCGTTGCCCCACGTCTCGGAGACCTCCGCGAGCAGGCCGATGGACAGCCCCGGCGGCGACTCCACGCCCAGGTAGCCGTGCAGCGCGGGGCCCTTCGCGCGCAAGTCGCTCAGGTGGTCCAGGGTGATGCCCGCGCCCAGTGACGCGTAGCCATGCCAGCCGTCCGCCACCGCTTGTGTGCCCACGCCGAGCACACCCACCAGCGCCACCCACTTCGACATCTTTTTCATGGAACGCAGTCTATGTCCGACCCGACGCCGGGGCATGAAGAGGTGTGAGTGCCCTGGGGTCGGCCTGGGTGGGCGACCTGGCCATTCCTGTCGCGCTGGAATCCCGGCACCGCGAGGCAGGCGTGTGTCGACTGGAGGGTGTCCGGGGACTCTTCGCGCCGGCCAAGTCCGGCGGTTAGGCTTTCGTGCATGTCCGTCACCTTCGAAGCCGCGGCCAGCGCCGTCCGCGATGCCCTCTCCGACGCGGGTCGGGGGCTCGTCGAGCGCGAGGCCATGGTGGAGCTCATCGCGCTGTCCGCCGTCGCCGGTGAGCACCTGCTCGTCATCGGGCCCCCCGGCACCGCGAAGAGCGAGGCCGTCCGTCGCACCGCTCGCGCGCTGGGCGGCTCCTACTTCGAGTACCTGCTGGGCCGCTTCACCGAGCCGTCCGAGCTGTTCGGTCCGGTGGACCTGCGCAAGCTGCGCGAGGGCCTGGTGGAGACGCAGACCACGGGCATGTTGCCGGAGGCGGACGTCGCGTTCCTCGACGAGGTCTTCCTCGGCTCCACCGCCATCCTGAACACGCTGCTGGGGTTGCTCAACGAGCGGACGTTCCGACGGGGGCACACGCGGATGAAGTGTCCGCTGCGCGTCTGCGTGGGCGCGGCGAACGCGCTGCCGGAGGACGAGTCGCTCGCGGCGTTCGCGGACCGGTTCCTGGCGCGCATCTTCGTCGAGCCCGTGCCGGACCCGCGGCTGGAGGACCTGCTCGCCGGTGGCGCGATGCCGTGGGACGCGGAGGGCGGGCGGTGGGTGTCGTTGGAGACGCTCGATGTGCTCTCGCGGGCGGCGCGCGAGGCGGACCTCGCGGGCGTCCGGCCGCAGCTGGCGCATGCGCTGCGCTCGCTGCGCGCGGCGGGGCTGGGGTTGTCGGACCGGCGCGCGGTGAAGGCACAGCGCCTGGTGGCCGCCGCGGGAGTGCTGGCGGGGCGCTCGGTGCCCACGGCCTCGGATTTGTGGCCGCTGGTGTACGTGGTGCCGACGAAGGAGGGACAGGCGCTCGCGCGCGATGTGCTGCGGGACGTGCTGGCCTCGTCGGAGAACCCGGCGCTCGCGGCGGCGGCGCTGGAGGCGAGTGCCGGTCCCCGGGCTCGCGCGCAGCGGCTCGCGCAGGCGGGACAGGCGCTGCTCGCGGAGCGGCCCGCGTCGGACTCGGCGGAGGCGCTCGCGGTCTGGCGGCTGAAGCTGGAGGGCGTGGCTCGGGAGATGGACGCGAGCTTCGCTCCGGAGTCGCTGAGTGATGACCTGAAGGTGCTGCGCGCGGGGCTCACCGAGGCGCTCGCCGTGAATGGGGCGGTGAGTTCCGAGACGGTGGCCCGGGTGCAAGGGGTCTGAGGCGCCCCGAGGGGTCTTCAGGCCCCGGTGCTCGGACCTTGGCGAGGACAGGCTGTGGGGAGGCGTGTGTGTCGAGGCATGGACAGGCGCGGCGTGACGCGGGTGCTCGCCGGGAGTGGACGATGGGCGGGTGTGCGGCGGAGCACGGACAGGCTCGGTGGGGCGCAAGATGCCGCGCTGATGCGGCAGGCTTTCGGCTCGGAGCGCCTGGTGCGAGGCG contains the following coding sequences:
- a CDS encoding gliding motility protein, with the translated sequence MSESWEQRRRREAREMDAAIRSTFARRQSNAELRAELEALAQRPWFREFSWLWGPSLHVRDRVLFRPLILSWLRVGNLTAAGAWVDPWQGENAAALETWLADADRHDDVEVFRRLYEWRQQGLGMKKAEARWREDLTKRFGDARTRAARHLVLTKLDVETGRLDEATALALDDVDAELARPFIRQRLPFAWGPGVPQEKQHAMWTTLRERLLARGDTELAWAIYRRLVTEDAWRADVFALTQSVTDAQALVRALEEHHPDLAPTGAAEVFVELAEKRGRDVVPYLLAHLSAVFPRWSGYGSRGKNAKGLPELLELCRVRGWEDVWGTALRTSATAETFDQEVLSLVHDAKADPTVTRGRLLQVAGTGGEWNRPGFGITRVLPLTDTTAVMLYARFPELLRGPFRMHVSSGWHSSYPELVGRALERRDEELLDFLASRAATQAPPTHSGNKRQREWVRVLDALATHYEELPKEDGVFARRAANVLGAIPAYAIWADKTLLSQNRLARLLLMRSDELYLADPRAVRDLLESPQIHVQALAFRLLGRDSPRARELAASNTDVLQAALLRPLHRRTRLMAFSALSNAALHDVDTARRLLARMRDAFALPDQRYPKEELVELLAKVLQRWPELRGPAESPRIFSASTKEASP
- a CDS encoding AAA family ATPase, which translates into the protein MSVTFEAAASAVRDALSDAGRGLVEREAMVELIALSAVAGEHLLVIGPPGTAKSEAVRRTARALGGSYFEYLLGRFTEPSELFGPVDLRKLREGLVETQTTGMLPEADVAFLDEVFLGSTAILNTLLGLLNERTFRRGHTRMKCPLRVCVGAANALPEDESLAAFADRFLARIFVEPVPDPRLEDLLAGGAMPWDAEGGRWVSLETLDVLSRAAREADLAGVRPQLAHALRSLRAAGLGLSDRRAVKAQRLVAAAGVLAGRSVPTASDLWPLVYVVPTKEGQALARDVLRDVLASSENPALAAAALEASAGPRARAQRLAQAGQALLAERPASDSAEALAVWRLKLEGVAREMDASFAPESLSDDLKVLRAGLTEALAVNGAVSSETVARVQGV